The Lysinibacillus pakistanensis genome includes a window with the following:
- a CDS encoding short-chain fatty acid transporter: MEKLTNFFTNIMKKYLPDPFVFAIGLTLVTFVLALVVEDISFVDLTTAWGGGFWDLLAFTTQMAVILAMGYVLATAPITDKFLNKIASMVHTPKTAIIVATLVGGIGSYLNWGFGLVIGGIIAKKLALQVKGVHYPLIIAAAYSGFTFYGLGLSASIPILISTPGHFLEESMGLVTLSETIFSVPMILTTIVLLITLPLFNAMLHPKDPSNVIEIDPALYADQPKAKLNLLEENTLANKLNNSRILAYAIGILGLIYIVIYFTNGSSLNLNILNFIILFVGIILLGTPAKYAEHLADGIKTISGIVLQFPFYAGIMAIMAASGLVDTIAKVFVDLSNEQTLPFWGLISSFFINFFAPSAGGHWAVQGPFMIDAAKELGTSLAETSMSVMLGNAWNDLVQPFWILPALALSRLKLKDIMGFLVMIMFFVGIIYIIATLAWSYLF; this comes from the coding sequence ATGGAAAAGTTAACGAATTTTTTCACAAATATTATGAAGAAATATTTGCCAGATCCTTTTGTATTTGCAATTGGGTTAACATTAGTAACATTTGTTTTAGCATTAGTTGTTGAGGATATTAGCTTTGTAGATTTAACGACAGCCTGGGGTGGCGGATTTTGGGATTTACTAGCATTCACAACACAAATGGCCGTTATTCTTGCTATGGGTTATGTACTAGCTACAGCTCCTATCACTGATAAATTTTTAAATAAAATTGCCAGTATGGTTCATACACCTAAGACTGCAATTATAGTGGCAACACTTGTAGGCGGTATTGGTAGTTATTTAAACTGGGGTTTTGGTTTAGTAATTGGTGGGATTATTGCGAAAAAATTAGCATTACAAGTTAAGGGAGTTCATTATCCATTAATTATTGCTGCAGCATACTCTGGCTTTACTTTTTATGGATTAGGTTTATCAGCCTCTATCCCAATCCTCATTTCAACACCTGGGCATTTTTTAGAGGAGTCAATGGGCCTAGTTACACTTTCTGAGACAATTTTCAGTGTACCAATGATTTTAACAACAATCGTCCTTTTAATTACATTACCTTTATTTAATGCGATGCTACATCCTAAAGATCCAAGTAATGTGATTGAAATTGATCCTGCATTATATGCGGATCAGCCTAAGGCAAAGTTAAATCTATTAGAAGAGAATACACTGGCTAATAAATTAAATAATAGCCGTATTTTAGCATATGCAATAGGTATTCTTGGACTAATTTACATTGTTATTTATTTTACAAATGGCAGTTCGCTAAATTTAAATATATTAAACTTCATTATTTTATTCGTGGGAATTATTTTACTAGGTACACCTGCAAAATATGCTGAGCATTTAGCAGATGGTATTAAAACAATTTCAGGGATTGTACTACAATTCCCGTTTTACGCAGGTATCATGGCTATTATGGCTGCATCTGGTTTAGTAGATACGATTGCCAAAGTATTCGTTGATTTATCAAATGAACAAACATTACCGTTTTGGGGCTTAATTAGTTCCTTCTTTATAAATTTCTTTGCACCATCTGCGGGTGGTCACTGGGCGGTTCAAGGACCATTTATGATTGATGCAGCAAAAGAATTAGGGACATCTTTAGCGGAAACATCTATGTCTGTTATGTTAGGGAATGCTTGGAACGATCTAGTACAGCCATTCTGGATATTACCAGCATTAGCACTTTCACGTTTAAAGCTAAAAGATATTATGGGCTTCCTTGTTATGATTATGTTCTTTGTTGGGATTATCTATATTATTGCTACTTTAGCTTGGTCATACTTATTTTAG
- a CDS encoding cyclase family protein, whose amino-acid sequence MKIVDLTLEIYDGLVSYTSHPPIAIQEESTFENSGHRYIEPCEGFESRFLRMSDHSGTHIDAPIHFIRNGESTAEMDLTKTFGEAVLLDVSPIKNPYEPVTAELLKHAEETQGVSVNPGDIVIVRTRTEKWGEGDFFAEHAFATCAGDWLLEKQVKCIGLDLANIDVHDNMKREVHLKLLSAPIYIVENLVNLEQLPLHEHFTFMALPLKLKNATASPVRAVAFLK is encoded by the coding sequence ATGAAGATTGTTGATTTAACTTTAGAAATTTATGATGGCTTAGTTTCATACACATCTCACCCACCAATTGCTATTCAAGAGGAATCTACCTTTGAAAACTCTGGTCACCGTTATATTGAACCATGTGAGGGCTTTGAATCACGCTTTTTACGTATGTCAGACCATAGTGGAACACATATTGATGCACCAATCCACTTTATTAGAAACGGTGAATCGACTGCTGAAATGGACTTAACTAAGACATTCGGTGAAGCAGTCCTATTAGATGTATCTCCTATTAAAAATCCATATGAGCCAGTAACAGCAGAGTTGTTGAAACATGCAGAAGAGACACAGGGGGTTTCTGTGAATCCTGGTGATATTGTTATTGTGCGTACTCGAACTGAAAAATGGGGAGAGGGAGACTTTTTTGCAGAGCATGCATTCGCAACCTGTGCTGGTGATTGGTTGTTGGAGAAGCAGGTAAAATGTATTGGTCTAGATTTAGCCAATATTGATGTACATGACAATATGAAACGTGAGGTACATTTAAAGCTGTTAAGTGCACCTATATATATAGTAGAAAACCTAGTAAATCTTGAACAACTACCTTTGCATGAACATTTTACTTTTATGGCATTACCACTGAAATTAAAAAATGCAACAGCCTCACCAGTTAGAGCTGTTGCCTTTCTTAAATAA
- a CDS encoding 3-hydroxyacyl-CoA dehydrogenase NAD-binding domain-containing protein, with the protein MKRVLIIGGGFMGSAVAKYLEQNNVSVFLYEPDVERLQQLKEQPELQNITFLHQLEKIDGLNYVIEAIIENLQVKQSLFEQLDLFFSKDITFCTNTSSFLISDVAEKMVHKERLIGTHFFSPAHITPLVEVIPSPYTAKEIANDIMLFLQDTKKKPVLLKREIEGFVANRLQSALAREAMSLVERGIVSAQELDFIAKMSLGVRLADTGPLEQRDINGLDTHYAIANYVYPTLENGTKPLTIHQDKINTKQLGMKTEQGFYNWSSIDKQQYLATKEKTLRDIIKLIQ; encoded by the coding sequence ATGAAACGAGTTCTAATCATTGGTGGTGGCTTTATGGGCTCTGCAGTAGCAAAATATTTAGAACAAAATAATGTAAGCGTATTCCTATATGAGCCAGATGTAGAAAGACTGCAACAGTTAAAGGAACAGCCTGAATTACAAAACATTACTTTTCTGCATCAACTTGAAAAAATAGATGGCTTAAATTATGTCATAGAAGCCATTATTGAAAATTTACAGGTCAAACAAAGTTTATTTGAACAATTAGATTTATTCTTTTCAAAAGATATAACGTTTTGTACCAATACATCGAGCTTTCTTATTAGTGATGTGGCTGAAAAAATGGTGCATAAAGAGCGCTTGATAGGAACACATTTTTTTTCGCCAGCTCATATCACACCTTTAGTAGAGGTCATTCCAAGCCCTTATACAGCAAAGGAAATAGCAAACGATATAATGCTGTTTTTACAAGATACTAAGAAAAAACCTGTACTACTAAAACGAGAAATTGAAGGTTTTGTAGCAAACCGCTTACAAAGTGCACTTGCACGTGAGGCAATGTCATTAGTTGAGAGGGGAATCGTTTCTGCGCAGGAGTTAGATTTTATCGCTAAAATGAGCTTAGGTGTTCGCCTAGCAGACACAGGACCACTCGAACAACGAGACATTAACGGATTAGATACACATTATGCTATTGCCAATTACGTTTACCCAACATTGGAGAATGGGACTAAACCTTTGACAATCCATCAAGATAAAATCAATACGAAGCAATTAGGTATGAAAACAGAGCAAGGCTTTTATAATTGGTCATCCATTGATAAACAACAGTACTTAGCAACAAAGGAAAAGACATTGAGGGATATAATTAAGCTAATTCAATAG
- a CDS encoding CoA transferase subunit A, with protein sequence MKIYDSVEQALTCVKSGQTIMVGGFGLVGGPLTLIDALVELDVNNLTIISNNLGEKGKGLGKLLEQKKVKKAIGSYFTGNRDVGEAFQRGEIEIDLLPQGTLAESIRAGGAGIGGYYTKTSVGTDLAKGKETKIIDGEEYVLEKALKADVAIIRAHKADKLGNLVYYKTARNFNPLMATAASTVIVEVDELVEPGELNSDEIITPHLFVDRIILAKKILTREGVVEND encoded by the coding sequence ATGAAAATTTATGATTCTGTAGAGCAAGCATTAACATGCGTAAAGAGTGGGCAAACGATTATGGTTGGTGGATTTGGTCTAGTTGGAGGTCCCCTAACGTTAATTGATGCTCTTGTGGAACTGGATGTAAACAATTTAACTATTATCAGCAATAATCTAGGAGAAAAAGGAAAGGGTCTAGGTAAATTATTAGAGCAAAAGAAGGTTAAAAAGGCTATTGGCTCTTATTTTACTGGGAATCGTGATGTCGGTGAGGCATTCCAACGAGGTGAAATTGAAATTGATTTACTACCTCAAGGCACTTTAGCTGAATCAATCCGAGCTGGTGGTGCAGGGATTGGTGGTTACTATACCAAAACTTCCGTAGGGACTGACTTAGCAAAGGGCAAAGAAACAAAAATCATTGATGGTGAGGAATATGTGTTGGAAAAAGCACTGAAGGCTGATGTAGCTATTATTCGTGCTCATAAGGCAGATAAGTTAGGAAACTTAGTATACTACAAAACTGCACGAAACTTTAATCCTTTAATGGCGACGGCAGCTAGCACTGTAATTGTTGAAGTGGATGAGTTAGTAGAGCCTGGTGAATTAAATAGCGATGAAATTATCACTCCACATTTATTTGTAGATCGCATTATTTTAGCGAAAAAGATTTTAACGAGGGAGGGTGTAGTAGAAAATGATTAA
- a CDS encoding zinc-dependent alcohol dehydrogenase, which yields MEYQALVKCTSKKKDVQFKTYKVPELKHNECLLKVNAVGVCGSDLHMYDGHGGYDWVNYPLVLGHEVTGVVMKLGDDVHPSFLNKRVVVNPYKSCGICDFCRNGDTNCCDFNDYKFVKTPSEALRYGFREDGGMAEYMVVDSRNIIVIDDAVSDQVAAISEALAVSYTAVLKIPEFEKKSILVVGPGPIGLGVAAILVGSGNKEVHMLGVLKDQSRLQLAKNIGVQATFTSSNELVDDMFFGYDAIIDCSGHPTIPTEAIRLLKRGGQLVLVGINSVEFSVPMDQIVRGEIMIKGSYGITQENYEAILQMAANPNFPFRQLIACTVPFKDSIQGFESALNKVSGKVVIEFKEEI from the coding sequence ATGGAATATCAAGCATTAGTAAAATGTACATCAAAGAAAAAAGATGTTCAATTTAAAACATATAAAGTCCCTGAATTAAAGCACAATGAGTGTTTATTAAAGGTAAATGCAGTTGGAGTATGCGGTAGTGACCTTCATATGTATGATGGCCATGGTGGATATGACTGGGTCAATTATCCATTAGTATTAGGACATGAAGTCACAGGGGTGGTTATGAAACTAGGTGATGATGTTCATCCTTCTTTCTTAAATAAAAGAGTAGTTGTTAATCCTTATAAAAGCTGTGGTATTTGTGATTTTTGTAGGAACGGTGACACGAATTGTTGTGATTTTAATGACTATAAATTTGTAAAAACACCCTCCGAGGCATTGCGCTACGGATTCCGTGAAGATGGCGGTATGGCAGAATATATGGTAGTAGATAGCCGTAACATTATTGTTATAGATGATGCAGTATCCGATCAGGTGGCGGCAATCTCAGAAGCATTAGCAGTAAGTTATACCGCAGTGCTAAAGATTCCAGAGTTTGAGAAGAAATCCATACTGGTAGTTGGACCAGGACCGATAGGATTAGGTGTAGCAGCTATATTAGTGGGGTCAGGAAATAAAGAAGTTCATATGCTAGGCGTATTAAAGGATCAAAGTCGCCTACAATTAGCGAAAAATATAGGCGTACAAGCAACATTCACCTCTTCAAATGAATTAGTTGATGATATGTTTTTTGGTTACGATGCGATTATTGATTGTTCAGGTCACCCAACTATCCCTACTGAGGCAATCCGTTTACTCAAGCGAGGTGGGCAACTTGTACTTGTAGGTATTAATTCAGTTGAGTTTTCTGTGCCCATGGATCAAATTGTACGTGGTGAGATTATGATTAAAGGAAGCTATGGCATTACACAGGAGAATTACGAAGCTATATTGCAGATGGCAGCAAATCCGAACTTCCCTTTCCGACAATTGATCGCTTGTACAGTACCATTTAAAGACAGCATACAGGGCTTTGAAAGTGCGTTAAATAAAGTAAGTGGCAAGGTCGTTATTGAGTTTAAGGAGGAGATATAG
- a CDS encoding alpha/beta fold hydrolase, with the protein MSGVKYQAINVNGSELHFADYPGEKGTIIAVHGLTGNHMQMHYYAELLKGEYRFISVDLKGRGKSAPAGINTGIELHTQDILALIDALKIKQPILMGYSMGAFIMANVASKRTDVKGVVLLDGAATCTDHQRKIVEPSLGRISKHYENANAYIQEIKEIYGRLGVEWTDHLENVGRYEIAEKDGHWENKSDEEKIRQDFQSFYAYKPEEVFKNIMCPVLLIHSTGEIGTMPALFLAESYTETLKNAKNIWKYTSSSNHYTLVFEERKDVNPVIQCFLENL; encoded by the coding sequence ATGAGTGGAGTGAAATATCAAGCAATAAATGTGAATGGTAGTGAGTTACACTTTGCTGATTACCCAGGAGAGAAAGGTACAATTATCGCAGTACATGGCCTCACAGGTAATCACATGCAAATGCATTATTATGCAGAACTGCTAAAAGGTGAATATCGTTTTATATCCGTTGATTTAAAGGGACGTGGCAAAAGTGCTCCTGCCGGGATAAATACAGGAATAGAGTTACATACACAGGATATTTTGGCTTTAATAGACGCATTGAAAATTAAGCAACCCATTCTAATGGGCTATTCAATGGGAGCATTTATCATGGCGAATGTTGCTAGTAAACGTACCGATGTCAAAGGGGTAGTTTTACTTGATGGGGCAGCAACCTGTACGGATCACCAGCGTAAAATTGTTGAACCTTCACTTGGTCGTATTAGTAAGCATTATGAAAATGCCAATGCCTATATTCAAGAAATTAAAGAAATCTATGGTCGACTTGGTGTTGAGTGGACTGATCATTTAGAAAATGTAGGTCGTTATGAGATTGCAGAAAAAGATGGTCATTGGGAAAATAAATCTGATGAAGAGAAAATACGTCAAGATTTTCAAAGTTTTTATGCCTATAAACCAGAGGAAGTTTTCAAAAATATAATGTGCCCAGTTCTTTTAATACATTCTACAGGTGAAATTGGCACTATGCCGGCATTATTTTTAGCAGAATCCTATACTGAAACATTGAAAAATGCAAAAAATATTTGGAAATACACATCTAGCAGCAATCATTACACATTAGTCTTTGAAGAAAGAAAAGATGTTAATCCAGTTATTCAATGTTTTTTAGAGAATTTATAA
- a CDS encoding thiolase family protein: MREVVIVDGVRTAIGKLGGSLVNETADHLAEKVIRGLLERTKLDSAIIDEVILGQAKQSADQSNVARVASLRADLPISVPGYTVHRQCGSGLQSINNAAQQIALGYSDIIIAGGTESMSTAPYYLRNARYGYGVGNASILDPNTESQPGSQPFEVYGITTMGETAENLAEKYAITRNEQDAFAHRSQERTANAQQEGYFIEQIVSYEVKKRKTVEIFNKDEHPFLSSEEKLSTLKPVFRKGGSVTAGNSSGRNDGASALLLMSKEKALELGYRPKVKILAQASAGVDPTIMGIGPVPSTIKALKQANLTIQDIDVIELNEAFAAQSIAVIRELGLDINRVNPNGGAIAMGHPIGATGAILMTKLIHELERTGKRYGLVTLCIAGGLGITTIVENCQL, from the coding sequence ATGAGAGAAGTTGTTATTGTAGATGGCGTTCGTACAGCTATTGGTAAATTAGGTGGTTCATTAGTCAATGAAACAGCAGATCATCTTGCTGAAAAAGTGATTCGTGGTCTACTAGAACGAACAAAATTAGATTCAGCCATTATTGATGAGGTAATTTTGGGACAAGCCAAGCAAAGTGCCGATCAATCGAATGTGGCACGTGTGGCTTCATTAAGAGCAGATTTACCAATCTCTGTACCAGGGTATACAGTACATCGTCAATGTGGATCTGGGTTACAGTCCATTAATAATGCAGCCCAACAGATTGCTCTTGGCTACAGCGACATCATTATTGCTGGAGGGACAGAATCAATGAGTACGGCGCCATATTATTTGCGTAATGCTCGCTATGGATATGGTGTAGGAAATGCTTCGATTCTAGATCCGAATACAGAAAGTCAGCCAGGGTCTCAGCCCTTTGAAGTATATGGTATTACTACAATGGGCGAAACAGCAGAAAATTTAGCCGAGAAATATGCTATTACTCGTAATGAACAGGATGCATTTGCTCATCGAAGTCAGGAGCGAACAGCTAATGCTCAGCAAGAAGGGTATTTTATAGAACAAATTGTTTCATATGAAGTGAAAAAGAGAAAAACAGTTGAGATTTTTAACAAAGATGAGCATCCATTTTTATCAAGTGAAGAGAAGTTGAGTACACTAAAACCTGTTTTCCGTAAAGGTGGATCTGTTACTGCTGGAAATAGTAGTGGACGGAATGATGGTGCGTCTGCATTGTTACTAATGTCCAAAGAAAAAGCATTAGAGCTAGGATATCGACCAAAAGTAAAAATTCTTGCTCAAGCATCTGCTGGCGTAGACCCTACAATCATGGGAATTGGTCCAGTACCATCAACAATCAAAGCTTTAAAGCAAGCGAACCTAACGATACAGGATATAGATGTCATTGAATTAAATGAAGCCTTTGCTGCCCAATCAATCGCAGTAATCAGAGAGCTTGGATTAGATATCAATCGTGTTAACCCCAATGGAGGGGCTATTGCAATGGGACACCCAATTGGTGCAACAGGTGCTATTCTAATGACAAAGCTCATTCATGAGCTAGAACGAACTGGTAAGCGATATGGGCTAGTCACTTTATGTATAGCTGGAGGTCTAGGTATAACAACTATCGTTGAAAATTGCCAGCTATAA
- a CDS encoding 3-oxoacid CoA-transferase subunit B translates to MINPIQEQIAKRAAEEVQDGQIINLGIGIPTLVAKYVDNNNVFFHTENGMLGVVGVDEEDVDPNVVNAGKMPVGEAIGSSFFNSAESFGMIRGGHVDVAILGVLQVDEQARIANWAVPGKNIIGVGGAMDLLIGAKKVIVTMSHTSKDGKSKILKNCTFPITSTRSVDTIITELAVFKSVKGQLHLVELMPGVTLEQVQKSTEASFVNALK, encoded by the coding sequence ATGATTAACCCAATTCAAGAGCAAATAGCAAAAAGAGCAGCAGAAGAAGTGCAGGATGGACAAATTATAAATCTAGGAATTGGTATTCCTACATTGGTAGCTAAGTACGTTGACAATAACAATGTCTTCTTCCATACGGAAAATGGAATGCTTGGCGTAGTAGGGGTCGATGAGGAGGATGTTGATCCCAATGTTGTGAATGCAGGAAAAATGCCAGTTGGAGAGGCAATTGGCTCTTCCTTTTTCAATAGTGCAGAATCATTTGGCATGATCCGTGGAGGTCATGTTGATGTCGCGATATTAGGAGTGCTTCAGGTAGATGAACAGGCACGTATCGCTAACTGGGCAGTCCCGGGCAAAAATATTATCGGTGTTGGTGGTGCAATGGATTTATTAATCGGAGCTAAAAAGGTCATTGTCACGATGTCTCATACTTCAAAGGATGGGAAAAGTAAAATCTTAAAGAATTGCACATTCCCAATCACATCAACAAGAAGCGTAGATACGATTATTACTGAGCTAGCTGTCTTTAAGTCTGTTAAAGGGCAATTACATTTAGTCGAATTAATGCCAGGAGTTACATTAGAACAAGTGCAAAAAAGTACAGAAGCAAGTTTTGTGAATGCTTTGAAATAG
- a CDS encoding DUF3870 domain-containing protein, producing MQKLTSILVTAYAKAPQGTSMYEMYKHAGIVLEIDKETHQIINAEFTFITGLAQDFFKRMLIGFDLTANIDELIARVDDHYYAPSSGSVVVALKSAQKRYLEKIQKDY from the coding sequence TTGCAAAAACTTACTAGTATTTTAGTGACTGCTTATGCAAAAGCTCCCCAAGGCACATCCATGTATGAAATGTACAAGCATGCTGGCATTGTGTTAGAAATTGATAAAGAAACTCATCAAATTATTAATGCAGAATTTACATTTATCACTGGACTTGCCCAAGATTTCTTTAAACGTATGCTGATTGGCTTTGATCTTACAGCCAATATTGACGAGTTAATTGCTCGTGTAGATGACCACTATTATGCTCCATCAAGCGGCTCTGTTGTAGTGGCACTAAAATCTGCGCAAAAGCGATACCTAGAAAAAATTCAAAAGGATTACTAA
- a CDS encoding carboxymuconolactone decarboxylase family protein — MTTGLAYFKKVYGAVPGWVQKMHDYNPAMLDHYTALRGAAMAPGALSVKEKDILLVGINAARYYARSMVYHTKGAVDGGATLEELIEYLLVAFNYGGERALQLGLQSFEYALELTNTDADKISHEASAIDIVRYYSTFASTEKSEAYFEKLLSFLTANDENALKQELLNSNVVSTQMKFILMTGIYTATLQNKETDDWAKKSRDVGVVEAELAELGYICLLTAGIPSWFELSDALIQK; from the coding sequence ATGACAACAGGCTTAGCGTATTTTAAAAAAGTTTATGGTGCTGTACCAGGATGGGTACAAAAAATGCACGATTATAATCCAGCAATGCTTGATCATTATACTGCGCTTCGAGGTGCAGCGATGGCACCAGGAGCTCTTTCAGTGAAAGAGAAGGATATTCTGCTAGTTGGTATAAATGCCGCAAGATATTATGCACGGAGCATGGTATATCACACAAAGGGGGCTGTAGATGGTGGAGCTACATTAGAAGAGCTAATTGAGTATTTACTTGTAGCCTTTAACTATGGTGGAGAAAGAGCATTACAACTTGGCTTGCAATCCTTTGAATATGCCTTAGAGCTAACAAATACGGATGCAGACAAAATTTCCCATGAAGCATCAGCTATTGATATTGTACGTTACTACAGTACATTCGCTTCAACAGAGAAAAGTGAAGCATATTTTGAAAAATTACTGTCTTTCTTGACAGCAAATGATGAAAACGCTTTAAAGCAAGAGCTTCTTAACAGTAATGTGGTATCAACTCAAATGAAATTCATCCTAATGACAGGGATTTATACAGCTACACTACAAAATAAAGAAACAGATGATTGGGCTAAAAAATCGAGGGATGTAGGTGTAGTGGAAGCTGAATTAGCAGAGCTAGGCTATATTTGCCTACTGACAGCGGGCATACCTTCTTGGTTTGAGCTAAGTGATGCCCTTATTCAAAAATAA
- a CDS encoding carboxymuconolactone decarboxylase family protein, which produces MSIMYQALLVEGALTKKNKALLMVGLFAARREEKEMMYCVELAVEAGNSVVEIAELIASAIISRGIPTWLSGIEAIAYAISLSGESTIPLVSKDDVATFSSQKECINYYQTEFEVVPNWIQYLIEYAPDILLKYSNLRTTSLRDGAVSRLLKELLLYAINVCDAYDKGISIHKSNALALGANVAMFDEIKALCIYAVGLKAIWNDTDRKA; this is translated from the coding sequence ATGTCTATCATGTATCAAGCCCTCTTAGTAGAAGGGGCTTTAACAAAAAAGAATAAAGCATTACTAATGGTTGGGTTATTCGCGGCTAGACGTGAAGAAAAGGAAATGATGTATTGTGTAGAGTTAGCAGTTGAAGCAGGCAATAGCGTTGTTGAAATTGCGGAGCTTATTGCATCAGCAATTATTTCAAGGGGTATTCCAACTTGGTTGTCTGGTATAGAGGCAATTGCATATGCAATTAGTCTTTCAGGTGAAAGCACAATCCCTCTAGTAAGTAAAGATGATGTAGCTACATTTTCTTCACAGAAGGAATGTATTAACTACTATCAAACAGAGTTCGAGGTTGTGCCGAACTGGATTCAATATTTAATTGAATATGCGCCAGATATATTGTTGAAGTATAGCAATCTTCGTACGACTTCTCTACGTGATGGGGCAGTATCACGTTTGCTAAAGGAATTATTATTATATGCCATTAATGTTTGTGATGCATATGACAAGGGGATTTCAATCCATAAATCAAATGCCTTAGCACTTGGAGCAAATGTTGCTATGTTTGACGAGATCAAAGCACTATGTATTTATGCAGTTGGTTTAAAAGCCATTTGGAATGATACCGATAGAAAAGCTTAA